From a single Parambassis ranga chromosome 2, fParRan2.1, whole genome shotgun sequence genomic region:
- the LOC114432194 gene encoding sodium channel protein type 2 subunit alpha-like isoform X4 produces the protein MAQLLVPPGPDSFRPFVPESLAAIERRIAEEEARRPRAERRSDSDDENGPKPNSDLEAGKSLPFIYGDIPPPLVSTPLEDLDTFYSNQKTFIVLNRGKAIFRFNATPALYILSPFNPLRRVAIRVLVHSMFSMLIMFTILTNCTFMTLSNPPDWAKNVEYTFTGIYTFESLIKILARGFCVGKFTFLRDPWNWLDFSVILMAYVTEFVDLGNVSALRTFRVLRALKTISVIPGLKTIVGALIQSVKKLSDVMILTVFCLSVFALIGLQLFMGNLRQKCVRLPIATNNTNDTFFSNSLLDANDTLGQNNTDEFNWDEYIKDQSNYYYLPGRRDALLCGNGSGAGLCPEGFTCIKAGRNPDYGYTSFDTFSWAFLSLFRLMTQDFWENLYQQTLRAAGKPYMIFFVLVIFLGSFYLVNLILAVVAMAYDEQNQATIEEAQQKEEEFQAMLEQLKRQQEEAQVAAAAATESGEYSGRGGPTSESSSGTSKLSSKSAKERRNRRKKRKQREEEEERGARDKFHKSESEDSIKRSSFRFSIDANRLSYEKRCSSPHQSLLSVRGSLFSPRRNSRTSLFSFRGRARDMGSENDFADDEHSTFEESDSRRGSLFLPRRIERRCSAVSQTSLGAPRVILPANGKMHCTVDCNGVVSLVGGTSVTTSPVGLLLPEGTTTDTELKKRRSGFHHPSMDYLEEPGGRQRAMSVASILTNTMEELEESRQKCPPCWYRFANACLIWDCCPAWLKIKELVSMVVMDPFVDLAITICIVLNTLFMAMEHYPMTKEFDSVLSIGNLVFTGIFTAEMCLKVIALDPYYYFQEGWNIFDGIIVSLSLMELGLANVEGLSVLRSFRLLRVFKLAKSWPTLNMLIKIIGNSVGALGNLTLVLAIIVFIFAVVGMQLFGKSYKECVCKISEDCELPRWHMHDFFHSFLIVFRVLCGEWIETMWDCMEVAGQSMCLIVFMMVMVIGNLVVLNLFLALLLSSFSADNLAATDEDSEMNNLQIAVGRIQRGIAFVKSSVRQFLQSLCFGGGSKGSGLAEESKPLDELHSNGKGNCIANHTSVEITKDTSGVYMPEGNGRPGGGLMVGVGGDTTGKYPMEECDYMSFIHNPSLTVTVPIAVGESDFENLNTEDFSSDSSDVEGSKEKLDIEPQHLSSSEGSTVDIRPPGDGVDSVELEPEESLDPEACFTEGCVSRFQCCQINEEAVHYKSWWTLRKTCFIIVEHNWFESFIIFMILLSSGALAFEDIYIEQRRTIKTVLEYADKVFTYVFILEMLLKWVAYGFVKYFTNAWCWLDFLIVDVSLVSLVANALGYSELSAIKSLRTLRALRPLRALSRFEGMRVVVNALLGAIPSIMNVLLVCLIFWLIFSIMGVNLFAGKYYYCVNTTTEEILPISIVNNKSDCLNLVNDSARWKNVKINFDNVGAGYLALLQVATFKGWMDIMYAAVDSRNVEDQPEYEVNLYMYLYFVIFIIFGSFFTLNLFIGVIIDNFNQQKKKFGGQDIFMTEEQKKYYNAMKKLGSKKPQKPIPRPANAFQGCVFDCITKQAFDIVIMILICLNMVTMMVETDDQTPDMDKILYWINLVFIVLFTGECVLKLISLRHYYFTIGWNIFDFVVVILSIVGMFLSEVIEKYFVSPTLFRVIRLARIGRILRLIKGAKGIRTLLFALMMSLPALFNIGLLLFLVMFIYAIFGMSNFAYVKREAGIDDMFNFETFGNSMICLFQITTSAGWDGLLAPILNKREPDCDSQMEHPGNYYKGNCGNPSVGIFFFVSYIIICFLIVVNMYIAVILENFSVATEESAEPLSEDDFEMFYEVWERFDPDATQFMEYSKLSDFADALDPPLRMPKPNMNQLISMDLPMVSGERIHCLDILFAFTKRVLGEGGEMDVLRGQMEERFMASNPSKVSYEPITTTLRRKQEEVSAIIIQRAFRRYMIHLAMKKASALYKEQLKEGIRDPDKDVMVISKFTENSTSDKTDMTPSTASPPSYNSVTKSDKDKYEKENREKENKGKDLKDRKK, from the exons ATGGCACAGCTGCTTGTACCGCCCGGACCTGACAGCTTCCGCCCCTTCGTCCCCGAGTCGCTGGCCGCCATCGAGAGGCGCATCGCCGAGGAGGAGGCCCGGAGACCACGGGCGGAGCGCCGCAGTGACAGTGACGATGAAAATGGGCCCAAGCCCAACAGTGACCTGGAGGCGGGGAAATCTCTCCCCTTCATCTACGGGGACATCCCTCCCCCTCTTGTCTCCACCCCCCTGGAGGATCTGGATACATTCTACAGCAATCAGAAG acCTTCATAGTATTGAATCGCGGGAAGGCAATCTTCCGTTTCAACGCCACTCCTGCCTTGTACATCCTAAGCCCCTTCAACCCTCTGAGGAGGGTAGCTATTAGAGTTTTAGTACACTC GatgttcagcatgttgatcATGTTCACCATCCTGACCAACTGTACTTTCATGACCCTGAGTAATCCCCCGGATTGGGCCAAGAATGTAGA GTACACGTTCACAGGGATTTACACCTTTGAGTCCCTTATAAAGATCCTGGCCAGAGGCTTCTGTGTGGGGAAATTCACTTTCCTACGGGACCCGTGGAACTGGCTGGATTTCAGTGTTATCCTCATGGC ATATGTCACAGAGTTTGTGGACCTGGGCAATGTCTCAGCACTGCGAACCTTCAGGGTTCTGCGAGCCCTGAAAACTATATCAGTCATCCCAG GCTTGAAGACAATTGTGGGTGCACTGATCCAGTCAGTGAAAAAGCTGTCGGACGTTATGATCCTCACCGTCTTCTGCCTCAGCGTCTTTGCGCTGATCGGCCTGCAGCTTTTCATGGGCAACCTGAGGCAGAAGTGTGTGCGCCTGCCGATCGCCACCAACAACACCAACGACACGTTTTTCAGCAACAGCCTGCTAGACGCCAATGACACGCTTGGGCAGAACAACACGGATGAATTCAATTGGGATGAGTACATCAAAGATCAGA GTAATTACTATTACCTCCCTGGCCGTAGGGACGCTCTGCTCTGCGGGAATGGCAGCGGTGCTGG ACTCTGTCCGGAGGGCTTCACATGTATCAAAGCAGGTCGTAATCCAGACTACGGCTACACCAGCTTTGACACCTTCAGCTGGGCCTTCCTCTCCTTGTTCCGACTCATGACACAGGATTTCTGGGAAAACCTTTACCAGCAG ACGTTGCGTGCGGCAGGGAAACCCTACATGATCTTCTTTGTGTTGGTGATTTTCTTGGGCTCCTTCTACCTGGTCAACCTGATCCTGGCTGTGGTGGCTATGGCTTACGATGAGCAAAACCAGGCCACCATCGAGGAGGCTcagcagaaggaagaggagTTCCAAGCCATGCTGGAGCAGCTAAAGAGACAGCAGGAAGAGGCACAG GTTGCCGCGGCAGCAGCCACAGAGAGCGGAGAGTACAGCGGGAGAGGGGGGCCCACCTCCGAGTCTTCCTCAGGGACCTCTAAGCTCAGCTCGAAAAGTGCAAAGGAGCGACGCAACAGGCGGAAGAAGagaaagcagagggaggaggaggaggaaaggggggCCCGAGACAAGTTCCACAAGTCTGAGTCTGAGGACAGCATCAAGAGGTCCAGCTTCCGCTTCTCCATTGATGCCAACCGGCTTTCTTATGAGAAAAGATGCTCCTCACCCCACCAG TCTCTTCTCAGTGTCCGTGGATCCCTCTTCTCCCCCCGGAGGAACAGCCGCACCAGCCTTTTCAGCTTCCGCGGCCGGGCGCGTGACATGGGCTCGGAGAATGACTTTGCGGACGATGAGCACAGCACCTTTGAGGAAAGCGACAGCCGCAGGGGCTCTCTCTTTTTGCCGCGTCGCATCGAGCGCCGCTGCAGCGCCGTCAGCCAGACCAGCCTCGGGGCACCGCGGGTCATTCTGCCCGCCAACGGCAAGATGCACTGCACAGTGGACTGCAATGGTGTGGTGTCGCTGGTTGGTGGAACTTCTGTCACAACCTCTCCTGTAGGTCTCCTGCTACCTGAG GGGACAACTACAGACACCGAACTGAAAAAACGGAGGTCAGGATTCCACCACCCCTCCATGGATTATTTAGAGGAACCGGGGGGCAGACAGAGAGCCATGAGTGTGGCTAGTATCCTCACCAACACCATGGAAG AGCTTGAAGAGTCCAGACAGAAGTGCCCACCCTGCTGGTATAGATTTGCCAACGCCTGCTTGATCTGGGATTGTTGTCCTGCATGGCTGAAAATCAAAGAGCTTGTCAGCATGGTGGTCATGGACCCATTTGTGGATCTGGCCATAACCATTTGTATCGTTCTCAACACCCTTTTCATGGCCATGGAGCATTACCCCATGACGAAAGAATTTGACAGCGTCCTCTCAATCGGAAACCTG GTTTTCACCGGCATATTCACAGCAGAGATGTGCCTCAAGGTCATCGCCCTGGATCCCTACTACTACTTCCAGGAAGGCTGGAACATCTTCGACGGCATCATCGTCAGTCTCAGTCTCATGGAGCTTGGCTTGGCCAACGTAGAAGGCCTCTCTGTGCTCAGGTCTTTCAGATTG CTGAGGGTCTTCAAACTGGCCAAGTCATGGCCCACTTTGAACATGCTGATCAAGATCATTGGTAACTCAGTGGGTGCTCTGGGCAACTTGACTCTGGTGCTGGCCATCATCGTGTTCATCTTCGCTGTGGTGGGCATGCAGCTGTTTGGCAAGAGCtataaggagtgtgtgtgtaagatttCTGAAGATTGTGAGCTGCCTCGTTGGCACATGCACGACTTCTTCCACTCCTTCCTTATTGTGTTCCGGGTGCTGTGTGGAGAGTGGATCGAGACCATGTGGGACTGCATGGAGGTGGCGGGACAGTCAATGTGCCTGATCGTCTTCATGATGGTCATGGTCATAGGAAACCTGGTG GTTCTGAATCTCTTCCTGGCTCTCCTCCTGAGCTCATTCAGTGCTGACAACCTGGCAGCCACTGACGAAGACAGCGAAATGAACAACCTGCAGATTGCCGTGGGCCGCATCCAGCGGGGTATCGCATTTGTCAAATCCTCTGTGCGGCAGTTCCTCCAGAGTCTGTGCTTCGGTGGGGGCAGTAAAGGCTCCGGGTTAGCGGAAGAAAGTAAAcccctggatgagctgcacagCAATGGCAAAGGCAACTGCATTGCCAACCACACTTCAGTGGAGATCACCAAAGACACCAGCGGGGTGTACATGCCAGAGGGCAACGGGCGGCCAGGAGGAGGGCTGATGGTGGGGGTTGGTGGGGACACTACGGGGAAGTACCCAATGGAGGAATGTGACTATATGTCATTCATTCATAACCCCAGCCTGACAGTCACGGTGCCCATTGCTGTGGGCGAGTCAGACTTTGAGAATCTAAACACAGAAGATTTCAGCAGTGACTCATCTGACGTGGAGGGCAGCAAAGAG AAGCTCGACATCGAACCCCAGCATCTGAGCTCTTCGGAGGGGAGCACAGTTGATATTCGCCCCCCAGGTGACGGGGTCGATTCGGTGGAGCTTGAACCAGAGGAGTCACTGGACCCAGAGGCCTGCTTCACAGAGG GCTGTGTTAGCAGGTTCCAGTGCTGCCAGATCAACGAGGAGGCGGTCCATTATAAGAGCTGGTGGACACTCAGGAAAACCTGCTTTATCATAGTGGAGCACAACTGGTTTGAATCCTTCATCATATTCATGATCCTGCTCAGCAGTGGAGCGCTG GCGTTTGAGGACATTTACATCGAGCAGCGGAGGACCATCAAAACAGTGCTGGAGTATGCAGACAAGGTCTTCACTTACGTGTTCATCCTGGAAATGCTGCTGAAGTGGGTTGCGTATGGGTTTGTCAAGTACTTCACCAACGCCTGGTGCTGGCTCGACTTCCTCATTGTAGAC GTGTCCTTGGTTAGCCTTGTAGCAAACGCTCTGGGCTACTCTGAGCTTAGCGCTATCAAATCTCTGAGGACACTGCGAGCTCTGCGGCCCCTGAGGGCCCTGTCTCGCTTTGAAGGGATGAGG GTTGTGGTAAACGCGCTGCTGGGGGCCATCCCCTCTATCATGAATGTGCTTCTGGTCTGCCTCATCTTCTGGCTCATCTTTAGCATCATGGGCGTCAATCTGTTCGCCGGCAAGTACTACTACTGCGTCAACACCACAACGGAGGAGATCCTGCCCATCAGCATTGTCAACAACAAGTCAGACTGCCTTAACTTGGTCAATGACAGCGCCCGCTGGAAGAATGTTAAGATAAACTTTGACAATGTTGGGGCCGGATATCTAGCTTTGCTGCAAGTG GCCACATTTAAGGGTTGGATGGACATCATGTATGCAGCAGTGGACTCGAGAAAT gTGGAAGACCAACCAGAATATGAAGTGAACCTGTACATGTACCTCTACTTTGTTATTTTCATCATCTTCGGCTCCTTCTTCACCCTCAACCTGTTTATTGGTGTCATCATCGACAACTTCAACCAGCAGAAGAAAAAG TTTGGAGGTCAAGACATCTTCATGacagaagaacagaagaaaTACTACAATGCCATGAAGAAGCTGGGTTCCAAGAAACCACAAAAACCTATACCTCGGCCCGCA AATGCTTTTCAAGGCTGTGTGTTTGACTGCATCACGAAGCAGGCCTTTGACATCGTGATCATGATCCTTATTTGCCTTAACATGGTGACTATGATGGTTGAGACGGATGACCAGACGCCAGACATGGACAAAATTCTCTACTGGATCAACCTGGTGTTCATCGTGCTTTTCACCGGGGAGTGTGTGCTCAAGCTGATCTCTCTGCGTCACTATTACTTCACCATTGGCTGGAACATATTTGATTTTGTGGTGGTAATCCTGTCGATTGTAG GTATGTTTTTATCGGAAGTTATTGAGAAGTACTTTGTGTCTCCGACTCTGTTCCGAGTAATTCGACTGGCCAGGATAGGTCGCATTCTCCGCCTTATCAAGGGTGCTAAGGGCATCCGGACGCTTCTTTTTGCCTTGATGATGTCACTCCCTGCCCTATTCAATATtggactcctcctcttcctggtTATGTTCATCTATGCCATTTTTGGCATGTCCAACTTTGCCTATGTCAAGCGGGAGGCGGGAATCGATGACATGTTCAATTTTGAGACCTTCGGAAACAGCATGATCTGCCTGTTTCAGATCACCACCTCTGCTGGGTGGGATGGCCTACTGGCACCCATACTGAACAAGAGGGAGCCCGACTGTGACAGCCAGATGGAGCATCCGGGAAACTACTACAAAGGCAACTGTGGCAACCCGTCAGTGGGCATCTTCTTCTTCGTCAGCTACATCATCATCTGCTTCCTCATTGTGGTCAACATGTACATTGCTGTTATCCTGGAGAACTTCAGCGTTGCTACAGAAGAAAGTGCTGAGCCGCTAAGCGAGGATGACTTTGAGATGTTCTATGAAGTGTGGGAGCGCTTCGACCCTGACGCTACTCAGTTTATGGAGTACAGTAAGCTCTCTGACTTTGCAGATGCTCTAGATCCACCGCTCCGCATGCCCAAGCCGAATATGAACCAGCTGATCTCCATGGACCTGCCAATGGTAAGCGGAGAGCGTATTCATTGCCTCGACATCCTGTTCGCCTTCACTAAGCGAGTGTTGGGTGAAGGTGGTGAGATGGACGTGTTGCGTGGGCAGATGGAAGAACGTTTCATGGCCTCTAACCCCTCTAAGGTTTCTTACGAGCCAATCACCACCACCCTGCGCCGCAAACAGGAGGAAGTGTCGGCCATAATTATCCAGAGAGCCTTCCGCCGCTATATGATCCACCTGGCCATGAAGAAGGCCTCTGCCCTCTACAaggagcagctgaaggaggGCATCCGCGACCCCGACAAAGACGTGATGGTGATCAGCAAGTTCACTGAGAACTCCACCTCGGACAAAACGGACATGACCCCCTCCACAGCTTCGCCGCCCTCCTACAACAGTGTGACGAAATCGGACAAGGACAAATACGAAAAGGAAAACCgggaaaaggaaaacaaagggaaagacttgaaagacagaaagaaatag